TATCTGCTGTGGCCCGAGCGGACCCGGCACCGGATCGAGCCGCTGCTGGTGGACGCGACCGGTGCGCTGCGCGCCTACCTGGCCTCGGTCGCCGGGTCCGGCGCGGAGCCGGTGGCCGAGGTGTGGCTGCGGCGCAGGGCGTACCGGGCGCTGGCCGACGCCCGGCAGGAGGTCCGGAACGGGCTGGCGGAGCCGCCGCCGACGGGCCGGCTGGCCGAGCAGTGGCTGCCGGCGACGGCGGCCCTGGAGCGGATCGGCGGCGGGCTGGCGGCGTACGCGGCGCAGATCCGGTACGGCGGGCAGGTGCCCGAGCCGGCCGAGGTGGAGCGGGTCCGGCGGGCCTTGGAGGACCTGGCCTCGGCGGCCCGGACGCACCGCCCGCCGACCCGGCCGGCCGACCGCCCGACCGGGCCGCACGACCCGGCGCGCAGTGCGCTGGGCCGTGCGGCGGACGAACTGGAGACGCTGCTACGCCCCTGAACGATCCCAGCGGTCCCACCGGTACCAGCGGTCCCACCGGGGGACGCGGGGAGAGCGGCGCAGCTTGGATCTGCGGTGCCGGCCCGGGTCAGATCTGTTCGGCCAGCTCCATCCAGGCGAGCTCCAGCTCCTCCTTCTCCTCGCGGACGGCGCGGAGCTTGGTGTCCAGGTCGGCGACCTTGCCGAAGTCGGCGGCGTGCTCGGCGAGCTGGCTGTGCAGCTTGGCCTCCTGCTGGTCGAGCTTGGCGATCTGCCGCTCGATCCGCTGCAGTTCCTTCTTCGCCGCCCGGGTGTCGCCGACCGGCTTGGCCGGGGCGGCGCCGGGAACGGCGGAGGCCGCTGTGGCGGCGATCTTCGCCCGGCGCTCCAGGTACTCGTCGACGCCGTTGGGGAGCATCCGCAGCTGCTGGTCGCCGAGCATGGCGTGCACGGTGTCGGTGGTGCGCTCGATGAAGAACCGGTCGTGGCTGATCACGACCATCGAGCCGGGCCAGCCGTCGAGGAGGTCCTCCAGCTGGTTGAGGGTCTCGATGTCGAGGTCGTTGGTGGGCTCGTCGAGGAAGAGCACGTTGGGCTCGTCCATCAGCAGGCGCAGCAGCTGCAGGCGGCGGCGCTCACCGCCGGAGATGTCGCCGACGGGCGTCCACTGCTTGTCCTTGCCGAAGCCGAACTGCTCGCAGAGCTGGCCGGCGCTCATCTCGCGGCCCTTGCCGAGGTCGACCCGGCTGCGGATCTGCTCGACGGCCTGCAGCACCCGCATCGCCGGGTCGAGCTCGGCGACCTCCTGGGAGAGGTAGGCGAGGCGGACGGTCTTGCCGACCTTGATCACGCCGGAGGCGGGCTGGACGTCGCCCTCGGAGGCGTACGCGTCGCGCATGGCGCGCAGCAGTGAGGTCTTGCCGGCGCCGTTGACGCCGAGCAGGCCGATCCGCTCGCCGGGGCCGAGGTTCCAGGTGAGGTTCTCCAGCAGCAGCTTGGGGCCGGCCTTGACGGTGACGTTCTCCAGTTCGAAGACCGTGCGGCCGAGGCGCGCGTTGGCGAACTTCATCAGTTCGCTCTTGTCGCGGGGCTCGGGGACGTCGGCGATCAGGGCGTTGGCGGCCTCGATCCGGTAGCGGGGCTTGGAGGTCCGGGCGGGGGCGCCGCGGCGCAGCCAGGCGAGTTCCTTGCGGGCGAGGTTCTGCCGCTTGGACTCCTCGGTGGCCTCGATCCGGGAGCGCTCGGCGCGGGCGAAGACGTAGTCGGAGTAGCCGCCCTCGTACTCGTGCACCTCGCCGTGCTGGACGTCCCACATCCGGGTGGAGACCTGGTCGAGGAACCACCGGTCGTGGGTGACGCAGACGAGTGCGGAGCGGCGGTTCTGCAGGTGCCTGGCGAGCCAGGCGATGCCCTCGACGTCGAGGTGGTTGGTGGGCTCGTCGAGGACGATCAGGTCGGGTTCGCCGAGCAGCAGCTTGGCGAGTGCGATACGGCGGCGCTCACCGCCGGAGAGCGGGCCGATGACGGTGTCCAGGCCCTGGCCGAAGCCGGGCAGGTCGAGGCCGCCGAAGAGGCCTTCGATGATGTCGCGGATCCGGGAGTCGCCGAGCCACTCGTGGTCCTCGCGGTCGGCGATCACCTCGTGGCGGATGGTGGCCTCGGGGTCGAGCGAGTCGTGCTGGGTGAGGACGGCCATCTCGACGCCGCCGGCGTGGGTGATCCGGCCGCCGTCGGGCTCCTCCAGCTTGGCGAGCATCCGGATGAGGGTGGTCTTGCCGTCACCGTTGCGGCCGACGACCCCGATGCGGTCCCCCTCGCTGACGCCGAGGCTGACCCCGTCGAGAAGGGCCCGGGTGCCGTAGACCTTCGTGACGGACTCGATGGTGGCGAGGTTGACGGCCACGTGTGCTGCGCTCCTGGGATCGGCTGGGCCGGGGGATGCCCCGGTCTCCCAAGAGTAGTGGGGCCGGGGCGCGCGCCGGTCCGGCGTCCGCCCGGGCCCGGTTCAGCCGGTGCGGACGGCGGCGCCGGGGACGGGGCCGTGGGTGGCGCGGGCGGTGCGGCAGGTGCCGGAGGCGGTGAGGGCGGCGGCGACGGCCTCGGCGGCTTCGGCGTCCTTGGTGAGGAAGGCGCAGGTGGGGCCGGAGCCGGAGACCAGGGCGCCGATGGCGCCGGCTTCGGTGCCGGCGGTGAGGGTGGCGGCCAGCGTCGGGCGCAGTGAGAGGGCGGCGCTCTGCAGGTCGTTGGTGAGGGCGGCGGCGAGGGCGGCGGGGTCGCCGTCGGCGAGGGCGGCGAGCAGGGCGGGGTCGGCGTCGGGGGTGGGGACGTCGGTGTCGGTGGAGCCGGTGCCGGCTTCTTCGCGGAGGCGGTCGCACTCGTGGAAGACGGCGGGGGTGGAGAGGCCGCCGTCGGCGACGGCGAAGACCCAGTGGAAGGTGCCGGTGACGGGCAGGGCCTGGAGGATCTCGCCGCGGCCGCGGCCGAGGGCGACGCCGCCGAGCAGGGCGAACGGGACGTCGGAGCCGAGTTCGGCGGCGAGGGCGAGCAGGGTGTCCCGCGGGGTGCCGAGGGCCCAGAGGGCGTCGCAGGCGACGAGGGCGGCGGCGCCGTCGGCGCTGCCGCCGGCCATGCCGCCGGCGACCGGGATGTCCTTGGCGATGTGCAGGTGGACGTCGGCGGCGATGCCGTGGTGGGCGGCGAGCAGCCGGGCGGCGCGGGCGGCGAGGTTGCTGTCGTCCAGCGGGACCTGGTCGGCGTCGGGGCCGGTGCAGGTGAGGGTGGTGCCGGCGCCGGGGGCGGTGGCGGTGGCGGTGACCTCGTCGCCGAGGGCGACGGCGAAGAAGACGTTGGCGAGGTCGTGGAACCCGTCGCTCCGCAGGCCGCCGACGCCCAGCTGGACGTTGACCTTGGCGGGGACTCGTACGGTCACACTCACTGGGCTTCCCCTGCGGGCTGGTGCTCGGCTGCGGGCTTGTGCTCGGCGATGGCGGCGAACTGCTCGACGGTGAGCATCTCGCCGCGCAGCTTGTGGTCGATGCCGGCGCCGGCGAGGGCCTGTTCGGCGGCGGCGGGGGAGCCGGCCCAGCCGGCCAGGGCGGCGCGCAGGGTCTTGCGGCGCTGGGCGAACGCGGCGTCGACGACCGCGAACACCTCCTTGCGGGTGGCGGTGGTCCGCGGCGGGTCGCGGCGGATCAGCGAGACCAGGCCGGAGTCGACGTTGGGTGCGGGCCAGAAGACGTTGCGGCCGATGGCGCCGGAGCGCTTCACGTCGGCGTACCAGTTGGCCTTGACCGAGGGGACGCCGTAGACCTTGTTGCCGGGTTTGGCGGCGAGCCGGTCGGCGACCTCGGACTGCACCATCACCAGGGTCCGCTCGATGCTGGGGAAGGTCGCCAGCATGTGCAGCAGGACGGGGACGGCGACGTTGTACGGGAGGTTGGCGACCAGCGCGGTGGGCGGCGGGCCGGGCAGTTCGGTGACGTCCATGGCGTCGCTGAGCACCAGGTCGAAGTCCTTGGCCCGGGCGGGCATCCGGGAGGCGATGGTGGTCGGCAGGTGCGCGGCGAGCAGCGGGTCGATCTCGACGGCGGTGACGTGGGAGGCGACCTCCAGCAGCGCCAGGGTGAGCGAGCCGAGGCCGGGTCCGACCTCGACCACCGCGTCCTCGCCCGTCACGTCGGCGGCCCGGACGATCCGCCGTACGGTGTTGCCGTCGATGACGAAGTTCTGCCCGCGCTGCTTGGTGGGCTTGACGCCGAGGGCGGCGGCCAGCTCCCGGATGTCGGAGGCGCCGAGGAGGAAGCTGTCAGGGGTGGGGTCGGTGGTGCTCACCCGGCAAGGATACGGGCGGGGCGGGTGGCCGGGCGGCACCTGCCGGTCGTCCGGGCCTTGTCCGGCGGTTCGGCCGGGCAGGCGGCGCCGTTCGTCGGACGGTCCTAGAGCGTCCACCGGCGTGTGATCTCCTCGGCCTCGCGGAAGAGCAGCAGTTGTTCCTCCCGCCGGCCGAGCCGGCCGAGGCTGAAGCCCCGGGCGAGGAGGGTGGCGGGGAGGCGGGGTTCGTAGGTCGCGGGGTCGGTCAGGGCCAGCCTGCGGACGATCTTCTCGGCCTCCAGCAGCGGTGCCAGGGATTCGTCCCAGCGCTCCAGCTCCCGCAGGGTGTTGCCGAGGGAGTAGAGGGTGCGGGCGAGTCCGGGTTCGCGGGTGTCGGGGTCGGCGAGGGCCAGTCGGCGGCGCAGTTCCACCGCCTCCCGCAGCGGGGCGAGGGATTCCTCCCAGCGCCCCAGGTCCTTCAGGGCGTCCCCGAGCGAGGCCAGGGTGCGGGCCAGACCGGGCTCGGGGGCGAGGGGGCCGGTGCGGTCCAGTCGGCGGCGCAGTTCCACCACTTCGCGCAGCGGGCCGAGGGCTTCCTCCCGGTGTCCCAGTTCTCCCAGGATGAAGCCGATCAGGTAGAGCGCGGTGGCGAGGCCGGGCTCGAAGGTCGCGGGGTCGGCGAGGGCCAGCTCGCGGCGCAGTTCCACGGCCTCCCGCAGCGGGACGAGGGCCTCTTCCCACCGGCCCAGTTCTCCCAGGGTGTCGCCGAGGATGTACAGCACGCGGGCCAGGGCGCCTTCGTGGGTGCCCGGGTCGGCCTGGGTGAGGGCCCGCCACTGGTCGACCGCCTCCCGCAGGACGTCCAGGGACTCCTCCCGGCGTCCGAGCCACCCGAGGGTCGTGCCGAGGGCGGACAGGGTGGCCGCGAGGCCGGGCAGGTGGGTGGCGGGATCGGCCGGCACCAGGCCCCGCCAGAGGTCCACCGCCTCCCCCAGTGCTTCCAGGGCCCCTGCCCAGTTGCCCGACCGTCCCAGGTAGCCGCCGAGGTTGTGGAGTCTTCGGGCGAGGTCGGCCTCGTGGGAGCCGGGATCGGCGTCGGCCAGCCGTCTGGACGCTCCCACCGCCTCGACCGCCACCGCCACGGCTTCCCGGTAGCGCTTCTGGTCGGCCAGTTCGGCGGCCAGGGCGGTCAGTTCGGCCACGGACCGGCTGAGGGCCGGGTGGGCGCCGTCCGTGGTCGCCGGACGCGCTCCGGGGCCGTGCCCGGCGCGGACGCGGGCACCGCCGAGGCTCTGCGGCCCCTCGGCGGCGACGGCGGGAAGGACTGCGGTCAGCTGCCCGGCGCTCGTGGGTGCGGCGGCCCGGACGGCGGTCAGGCGGACGCCGGGTGTCGTGGGGCGGACGGCCCGGGCGGCGGCGGCGAGCGCCGCGGCGATGCCGGTCAGGCGGCCGGCGACCTCCATGGCGCTGGGCGGTCGCCGGGCTGGGTCCTTGGCGAGGAGGTCGAGGACGAGTCCGTCCAGCGCGGCGGGGACGCCGGGGCGGGTGGCGCCGGGTGGTTCGGGGGTCCGGTCGAGGTGGGCGAACAGCAGGGCCGCGACCTCGCCGGCGCCGAACGGCGGTGTGCCGGTCAGGAGTTCGTGCAGCAGGCAGCCGAGGGAGTAGAGGTCGCCGCGGGCGTCGCCGACCTTGCCGCGCAGGCGTTCGGGCGGCATGTAGGCGACGGTGCCGATGACGCGGCTGGCCTGGGCACCGGTGGCGGCGGTGTACCGGGCGATGCCGAAGTCGAGGATCTTGACGGCGCCCCCGGGCACCAGCATCAGGTTGGCGGGCTTGAGGTCGCGGTGCAGGACGTTGCTGGCGTGGGCGGCGGCCAGGGCGTCGGCGACCTGGGCGGTCCAGCCGACGGCCGTGGCGATCTCCGGCAGACCGTCCTTGAGGACGCGGCCCAGGTCCCGGCCGGGGATGAGCTCCATGACGAGGTACAGGGTGCCGCCGGTGTCCTGCCCCACGTCGTGGACGGTGACGATCCCCCGGTGGCTGAGGCTGCCGACGGTACGGGCCTCCCGGAAGAAGGACTCGACCTCCTGGGGCGCCGCCTCGGAGTGGTACTGCGGGAGGGTCTTCACCGCGACCGGCCGCCCGATCAGCAGGTCGGTGGCCGCCCAGACCTCCCCCATGCCACCCCGGCCCAGCAGAGCGCCCAGCTCGTACCGGCCCCCGATGACTCGCCCCACCCCTACCCCCTGACTCGCCGCCCCGCCGTCCCGCACTCGTGCCGACGGTCAGTGTTCCAGGTGTGCGCGGCTCCGTTGACGAGATACCCCAAGCCGTGACCGGTCCCCGGGCGGCCCCGGGGGGCCGCCCGGCCGGGTCAGTACCCGAAGGCCCGGGCCGTGTTCGCCGCGATGGCGGTGGACAGCTCGTCCTCGTGCAGGCCGAGGGTGGCCGCCATCGAGCGGACGGTGACCGGGATGAGGTACGGCGCGTTGGGGCGGCCGCGGTAGGGGTGCGGGGTGAGGAAGGGCGCGTCGGTCTCGACCAGGACGCGCTCCAGCGGGGTGGCGAGCAGGGCGTCCCGCAGCGGCTGATTGGCCTTGAAGGTGACCGGGCCGGCGAACGAGAGGTACCAGCCGTGCTCGGCGCAGATCTTGGCCATCGCGGCGTCGCCGGAGTAGCAGTGGAAGACGGTGCGCTCGGGGGCGCCCTCCTCCAGCAGCACCCGGACGACGTCCTCGTGGGCGTCCCGGTCGTGGATGACCAGGGCCTTGCCGTGCCGCTTGGCGATCTCGATGTGCCGGCGGAAGGACTCCTGCTGGATGTCCACGCCTTCGGGGCCGGTGCGGAAGTAGTCGAGGCCGGTCTCGCCGACCGCCCTGACCTGCGGCAGGGCGGCGAGCGCGTCGATCTCGGCGAGCGCGGCGTCCAGCGCGGCGGCCCCGCCGGCCGGGCGCTGCTGCCCGGACCAGTTGTCAGGGTCGCCGAGGAAGATCCGGGGCGCCTCGTTGGGGTGCAGGGCGACGGCCGCGTGGACCTGCTCGAACTCGGCGGCGAGCTCCGCCGCCCAGCGCGAGCCGGCCACGTCGCAGCCCACCTGGACGACGGTGGCGACCCC
The sequence above is a segment of the Kitasatospora sp. NBC_00240 genome. Coding sequences within it:
- a CDS encoding ABC-F family ATP-binding cassette domain-containing protein, whose protein sequence is MAVNLATIESVTKVYGTRALLDGVSLGVSEGDRIGVVGRNGDGKTTLIRMLAKLEEPDGGRITHAGGVEMAVLTQHDSLDPEATIRHEVIADREDHEWLGDSRIRDIIEGLFGGLDLPGFGQGLDTVIGPLSGGERRRIALAKLLLGEPDLIVLDEPTNHLDVEGIAWLARHLQNRRSALVCVTHDRWFLDQVSTRMWDVQHGEVHEYEGGYSDYVFARAERSRIEATEESKRQNLARKELAWLRRGAPARTSKPRYRIEAANALIADVPEPRDKSELMKFANARLGRTVFELENVTVKAGPKLLLENLTWNLGPGERIGLLGVNGAGKTSLLRAMRDAYASEGDVQPASGVIKVGKTVRLAYLSQEVAELDPAMRVLQAVEQIRSRVDLGKGREMSAGQLCEQFGFGKDKQWTPVGDISGGERRRLQLLRLLMDEPNVLFLDEPTNDLDIETLNQLEDLLDGWPGSMVVISHDRFFIERTTDTVHAMLGDQQLRMLPNGVDEYLERRAKIAATAASAVPGAAPAKPVGDTRAAKKELQRIERQIAKLDQQEAKLHSQLAEHAADFGKVADLDTKLRAVREEKEELELAWMELAEQI
- a CDS encoding 4-(cytidine 5'-diphospho)-2-C-methyl-D-erythritol kinase, whose protein sequence is MSVTVRVPAKVNVQLGVGGLRSDGFHDLANVFFAVALGDEVTATATAPGAGTTLTCTGPDADQVPLDDSNLAARAARLLAAHHGIAADVHLHIAKDIPVAGGMAGGSADGAAALVACDALWALGTPRDTLLALAAELGSDVPFALLGGVALGRGRGEILQALPVTGTFHWVFAVADGGLSTPAVFHECDRLREEAGTGSTDTDVPTPDADPALLAALADGDPAALAAALTNDLQSAALSLRPTLAATLTAGTEAGAIGALVSGSGPTCAFLTKDAEAAEAVAAALTASGTCRTARATHGPVPGAAVRTG
- the rsmA gene encoding 16S rRNA (adenine(1518)-N(6)/adenine(1519)-N(6))-dimethyltransferase RsmA, whose translation is MSTTDPTPDSFLLGASDIRELAAALGVKPTKQRGQNFVIDGNTVRRIVRAADVTGEDAVVEVGPGLGSLTLALLEVASHVTAVEIDPLLAAHLPTTIASRMPARAKDFDLVLSDAMDVTELPGPPPTALVANLPYNVAVPVLLHMLATFPSIERTLVMVQSEVADRLAAKPGNKVYGVPSVKANWYADVKRSGAIGRNVFWPAPNVDSGLVSLIRRDPPRTTATRKEVFAVVDAAFAQRRKTLRAALAGWAGSPAAAEQALAGAGIDHKLRGEMLTVEQFAAIAEHKPAAEHQPAGEAQ
- a CDS encoding serine/threonine-protein kinase: MGRVIGGRYELGALLGRGGMGEVWAATDLLIGRPVAVKTLPQYHSEAAPQEVESFFREARTVGSLSHRGIVTVHDVGQDTGGTLYLVMELIPGRDLGRVLKDGLPEIATAVGWTAQVADALAAAHASNVLHRDLKPANLMLVPGGAVKILDFGIARYTAATGAQASRVIGTVAYMPPERLRGKVGDARGDLYSLGCLLHELLTGTPPFGAGEVAALLFAHLDRTPEPPGATRPGVPAALDGLVLDLLAKDPARRPPSAMEVAGRLTGIAAALAAAARAVRPTTPGVRLTAVRAAAPTSAGQLTAVLPAVAAEGPQSLGGARVRAGHGPGARPATTDGAHPALSRSVAELTALAAELADQKRYREAVAVAVEAVGASRRLADADPGSHEADLARRLHNLGGYLGRSGNWAGALEALGEAVDLWRGLVPADPATHLPGLAATLSALGTTLGWLGRREESLDVLREAVDQWRALTQADPGTHEGALARVLYILGDTLGELGRWEEALVPLREAVELRRELALADPATFEPGLATALYLIGFILGELGHREEALGPLREVVELRRRLDRTGPLAPEPGLARTLASLGDALKDLGRWEESLAPLREAVELRRRLALADPDTREPGLARTLYSLGNTLRELERWDESLAPLLEAEKIVRRLALTDPATYEPRLPATLLARGFSLGRLGRREEQLLLFREAEEITRRWTL
- a CDS encoding TatD family hydrolase; the protein is MARKDDDRSTPPPPPAPLAVAVADSHTHLDMQSGTPAEGLAKAAAVGVATVVQVGCDVAGSRWAAELAAEFEQVHAAVALHPNEAPRIFLGDPDNWSGQQRPAGGAAALDAALAEIDALAALPQVRAVGETGLDYFRTGPEGVDIQQESFRRHIEIAKRHGKALVIHDRDAHEDVVRVLLEEGAPERTVFHCYSGDAAMAKICAEHGWYLSFAGPVTFKANQPLRDALLATPLERVLVETDAPFLTPHPYRGRPNAPYLIPVTVRSMAATLGLHEDELSTAIAANTARAFGY